The window ACCAAAAATTTTTTCAAATCATAAGCATGCCAATTGCATCAGACCTGCACTGGTTGCAGTGGCTAATCTGGTCAATGATACTCTCACACCTTTTTCTGATGTTATTTACTGTATCGCAAGACGGCCTTTTCAGATGAGAAAACTTGGCATATGGTCGCAATGGCACGATGTTCATAATACTGACTCCAAGTGCTTTTACCACCTTTGCAATCTCTTCTATGTGGTCCTGGTTGATGTCAGGAATCAAGACAGTGTTTACCTTCACAACAAGCCCTGCTTTGCACGCCTTTTCTATACCCTTTTGCTGTTTTTCAACCAAAAGTTTTGCTGCATCCTCGCCAAAGTACAAAACCTCATCGTACAGGGCAAACTCATAAATCTCTTTTGCTACCTCAAAGTTTACTGCGTTGACAGTTACGGTTACAAACCTTACACTGCTTTTCAAAAGATCTTCAGTTCTGTCTTCAAGCAAAAGCCCGTTTGTGCTGATACAAAATATAGCACCTTTGTCATAGCTTTTTATGAGCTCAAAGGTTTTAAAAGTCTCAGGGTTGAAAAGTGGGTCGCCAGGCCCTGAAATTCCAACAATCTTTAGCCTGCTGTCTGATGAAGCATACCTTTTGTATCTTTCTAACGCCTGCTCAGGTGTCAAAACCTCAAGGCAGGCACCAGGGTGGTTTTCGTTCATGCATGAGATGTTTCTATCACAATAGTTACACTTTATATTACACGCTTTTGCAACAGGAAGATGTATTCTTCCAATCTTGCTTGCTGCATCTTTTCCAAAACATGGATGACCATAGTTTCTATTTCCCATCTCAAATCAGCCTCCAAACAGGTGCAAAGACTTCTTTGTATATGTCAATAAGCAAATGCAAAAAACCTTCAAAACAGGCATACGGCTTTGTCTCTTGAGGCAGAACCAAAAACGGCACGCCAAACTTATGTGAAAGGTACCACTCTCTTGTTCCACCAATGAAAAGGTCGGGCGAAAATCTTAATATTATCTCTTCAACCTCTGCACAGTTAAAATCATCCACCAAGATGCTGTCAGGAAGTATACAGCGTGCTATATCGTAGTCGTTCGAACATCCAAACTGGCTACCACAAACCAAGATTTCAAGCCCTGCTTCTTTGAAAGCATTTGTCATAAAACCTATGCGCGATGCCCCTAAAAGTACGATTGCCTTTTTGCCTTGCAATTTGCTTTTGAAAAACTGTATCTTGTGTTTTATCTTTGAAAACTCTTCATCTGCAACAATTTCAGCAGCCTTTTCTTTTCCAAAAAATTTTGCTATCTTTTTAAGTGAGGTTATAGTATTCTCAATTCCGTAGAAAGAGACCTCCATATACGGTATTGAAAACCTCTCTTTCATAAATTGAGCAAGTAATAGTCCAGAACTTCTGCAAAGCAAAAGATTTAGCCTTGCATTTACGCTTTTTTCCATCTGAGAAAGACAACAATTACCTGTGTAGGTGCAAATTACATTTATTCCTATTTTTTCTAAAAGTCTTTTTATAGCCTGGCTCTCCCCTGCTACATTGTACTCGCCAATGATATTAACAGAATTTTCAATTTCACCTGTCTTTTTAAAATTTTTGAGTATATAGTTTGCAATTGCTCTTTGTGCGATGTGATGCCCATCTGCTTGTGAATACCCTGAAAATCCAGGAACAACAACTGGGATTAGAATTTTGTTAACCCTGTCTTTCAACCTTTTAATTGACCATTCAATGTCCTCGCCAATTTGCGAAGCTGTGCATGTTGCGTAAACAAACACAAGGTCGTAGCTATCAAAGATTTTGGCTGCCTCAACTATGCTCTCTTCCAATTTTCTTGCCGCCCCAAATATAATGTCTTTTTCTACAAGGTCTGTTGAGAGTATCATGTAGTTTTTCTTTCTTACATTCTGACCATAAAATGCACAGTCAGCCGGTGCATGAACAAGATGAAGAGAGTTTTTAATAGGGGCAAGTACCCAGCGCGCACCGTAAAAGGTACATGCGCGCTGGGACATAATCCCTGGGATTGTGGGTCTTTGACACTCAGGAACTCCATCTTTGGTTATATGCTGATTCCTCTGTTGCAAAAGATTTTGAGCGTTCATAACCCTCACCGCTTTCATATACAAAAGTAAAAAAGTCTTACTGATGCAGCTTATCATGCGGATATGAATACTCCAAGATGGTATTGACAATCAAATCCAAAAGCCATATACTGCCCTTGTACCCTGTAATTCCGTACCTAAAATACCCTACTCTGTCGTACACAGGAAAACCAATTCTAACAGGTGGACATTTTATTGATTTTGCAACTTCAACTACTTTTGAATTTCCAAGCACAACATCAACCCCTGCCTCTTTTGCCAAGTACTCAAACTCGTAAAGGTCGCTGTCAACAAGAATCTCTCCTTCTATGTTGTACTCATCAAATATAGCCTTTATCTCATCTGTGAATGTTGGGCTTGGGGTTGCAGTTTCAACTACCTTGACATCCATTCCAAGCTCACACAAAAATCTTGTGACACCAATTACAATGTCCGGGTCGCCAAACACAGCGGCCTTTTTCATCATTGTGTACTGGCATGTGTCTGCCATGGCATCTAATAAAAGCCCTCTTTCAACTTTTAGTTCATAGGGTATTTCAGTACCATATGCCTGTGAGAGATTTTCAATGAACTTGTCAGTATTAGCAACACCAACAGGGAACGGTCCTAAGATGCTCTTTACACCAAATTCGCTTTCTAAATACTTGGCAGCAGAGCCTCCGGCATGTGGACAAAGCGAAACTACTACCTTGCCGTTTGCACTGTCTTCAAGCTCTGAATAAGGTGTGCCACCTTCAGGGTAAAGCGGTTTTGGCGGCATAAGGGGTGAGTTTAGAGTTTTTGAGATATCAAATAGCACCGAATAATCAATCTTCATAAGGTCTAAGATGTGTTTTATCTCCTCAATATCGCCAGGGTTTATCATGCCAGGGATTATATATGCTTTGCCATTTTCCTCTTTTTTCTTTGCAAAGTACCTTACATATGAGATAGTTGCTGTGTCATACCCTTTTACATGCGTTCCTGCATAGCTTGGTGTGTGAATGGGCACGATATATACACTATTTGCCGCCTCACTGCTCAGCTCCTCAGAAAGCTTTTTGTACGCCTCTTTGATAAACGCTTCAATGTCATCGCCTATTGTCTCGCTCGAACATGTGGTGATTACACCAATTACTGTTGGTGAGTATCTCAAAACAAGGTTTCTGATACCCTCTATGAGATTTCGGCGCCCGCCAAAGACAGCCGCATCTTCATGAAATGATGTCACTGCAATGTTAACCGGCTCTTTAAAATGTCTGTTGAACTGGTATCGCACATAAGTACAGCAACCTTGTGAACCCTGGACAAGCGGAACTGCTTTGTCTATACCAAGGGTTGCGTACATTGCACCAATTGGCTGACACATCTTTGGCGGGTTTATTGTCACATGCCTGTTTGCCTTTGAGATTAAAGGGTTAGCCAGTTTGGTTGCCATTTTGCACTCCACCTCTCTCCTACAAAATTCCAAACAGGTGCGTATAATGATTTGTAAAGATCTCTTGCAAAGTTTACAAGTCCCTCAAAAGCTACATACGGCCCATTCTCATACGAATGTGAATTGAGGGACGGCACACCCAGCTTGTGCGCAAGGTATTTCTCTTTAAGACCAGTGAGGAATATATCAGGTTTGTATTTTTGGATTACCTCTTCAAGTTCAAGCTCGTTTGGATTATCTATGACAAGCACACCATCGTCCGCCCTTGCATTTATCTTTTCATAGTCATCCTCATGCCCAAATGTGGTAGCACATGCCACAACTTCTATTCCAAGGTCACGCATAAGCGGTATCCAGTGCCAAACACGCGGTGCACCAACATAGATCATTGCGCGTTTTCCGCGTAGCTTTTCTCTGTAAAACTGAAGCCTTGGCATGATTGATTCAAGCTCTTCTTCAATGACCTCTTCAACCTTCTTTTGGATTTCGAAAAACTCGCCAATTTCACGAAGTGAGTTGATTGTCTCTGTTATCCCAAAAAGGGTGACACGAATAAACGGTGTTCCATACTTTTCCTTCATCAGCCTTGCTATATATGTGGCTGACCTTTGACAGTGCACAATGTTGAGTTTTGCATGGTGCATCTTGCAAAGATTGTCATATGAAGCATTGCCGGTAAATGCTGTGATAATTCTAAGTCCTATCTTGGTAAATAGCTTCTCGAGCACCCAGTAATCTCCATCAATGTTATACTCGCCTATGATATTAACATCATACGGTGTTGGGTCTTCAAGTTCTTTTGTCCCAACAATCTTTTCAAAGATTGTGTGATTTGCTATGTGATGTCCTTTGGATTGGCTAACACCACAAAATCCTGGTGAGTTGAAGGCAATAACCGGTTTTCCAATTGCTTTTGAAGCTTTTTTAGCAACTGCTTCTAAGTCATCGCCAATCAGGGCAGTAGGACATGTTGCATAGATGAACACTGCTTTTGCTTCAGGAAATTCCTGGTTTGCTTCGATGATGGCGTTGTAAAGCTTCTTTTCCCCTCCAAAGACTATGTCCTTTTCCTGCATATCTGTTGAAAAGCAGTATTTTCTGTGAAACTCACTGTCTGAAAGATGTCTTCGAGACGACCATGTATAGTAAGCACAGCCAATTGGACCATGGACTATTTGAATTACATCCTTTACAGGTCCTCCAACAACACCTCTTGCCCCTGCAAATGCACAACCACGTTCTGTCATGTCGCCAGGCACTGTTCTGACGTTGCATACAGGTATAACAGGATTTTTCTTATCAGTGATATATGTGTGCCTTCCTCTTTCTTCAATGCACTTATCACAATCAAGAGTCACAAATGGCATTTTTATTCTGCCCCCTTTTTTGACAATTTTTTATACCAAAGCCTCAAAGCCTTTTTCCCTTGTCCTGATTCTAATTGCTTCGTCAACCGGAAGGACGAATATCTTTCCATCTCCCACCTGACCTGTGCGGTTTACCGCCATGATGATGTTGACAACTCTTTCTACATCCTTGTCATCAACAATGATTGTAATCATGCGTTTTGGAACAAACTCCATAGCAGATGATGAAAGCACCATCTCGGTTGCCTTGTCAACCTCAATAGCTTTTACCTCGCCAACAAGCCCACGCTGTTTGCCACGCCCCAACACTTTTTGGAATGTGGCAGCAGGGTATCCTGCTGCCGCCAGTACATCTTTTGTCACGCCAACCTTGTTCATTCTGATAATTGCAATTATCTCTTTCATTTTGAGAAATTCACCACCTTATGTTTTGTGAATAGTTTAAAGCTTCTTCTCCCCTGTTCTGATTGTATACGCCTCTTCAACAGGGCTTATAAAAATTTTGCCATCTCCAAAGTTTCCCGTGTACGCATTTTGTAGAATGATATCCACAACTTTTTGGCAATCCTCATCCTCAACAACCATCATCAGCATTGTCTTTGGAAGCTCATCATATAGGATACTCCCTGTCCTGATTCCCTTTTGTTTGCCTCGACCAAATACATCAATCTTTGTCATAGAAACAAAACCATTTGAGTCAAGTGCACGAACAACCTTTTCTTGCATCTCCGGCCTTATTATTGCCCTTATCATCTTCATAACTCAAAATACCTCCCTGAACTTTTCTACTTTCTTGATGTATGTTAGTCTGCCAGTCCATACTCTTCTATTAGCTTTTCAAGCTCATCCATTGGCATTGGTTTTGGAATTACAAACATATCGTTTTCTATTATTCTCTTTGCAAGGTCTAAGTACTCTTTTGCCTGATTGCTCTCAGGGTCGTATTCAATCACAGTTTTTCTGTTAATCTCTGCTTTTTGGACAATGTTGTCACGGGGTATGAACTTTATAAGCTGGGTGCCAAGCCTCTTGCAAAACGCTTCTAAAAGCTCCTTTTCGTTTTCTACCCTCCTTGAGTTGCAGATAATTCCGCCAAGTCGAACGCCACTTGTCTCCGCAAACTTGAGGATTCCTCGGCAAATGTTGTTTGCAGCATAAAGTGCCATCATCTCACCAGAGGCTACAATGTAAATCTCGTTTGCCTTTCCTTCTCTGATTGGCATTGCAAATCCACCACAAACAACGTCACCCAGAACATCATAGAACACAAAGTCAAGGTCGTCAGTAAAAGCTCCAAGCTCTTCTAAAAGGTTAATTGCTGTTATAACACCACGCCCGGCACACCCAACACCAGGCTCTGGCCCACCAGACTCAACACACCTAACTCCACCAAAGCCTGTGAACATTACCTTGTCAAGCTTGACATTGCTCTCACCAACCTCTCTGACAGTGTCCATAACCGTCACCTGTGATTTGACTCCCAAAATTAGGCGCGTTGAGTCAGCTTTCGGGTCACATCCGACAATCATTACCTTTTTGCCAAGCGTTGCTAAAGCTGCAACTGTGTTTTGAGTTGTTGTAGACTTTCCAATACCACCTTTTCCATAGATTGCAATCTGTCTCATTCTTTTTTTGACCTCCCTATCACCAACATAGTTTTTTATTGAATTGTCAATTTTGTTATGGTAAACTTTAATTTGAGGGTACAAAGAGGATATAATTTTGCGTGCCAGGGGGAGGTTATTTGTACAAATTCACCAGCTTGAGTGGAGGGTGAAGGAAGTACTTTTTTGCTCTCCCCCTGTATTTTATCTTTATTTGAAATAAGGGTAAAATCTATAAAAAGGGCAACAGCAGACACCAAAACTTTTGGGTTTTCTCAAAACTTTTGATAACACGTGGCAATGGCAGGCACAAAACACATTATTCACTTTTTCAAAAGAGAGGGGCGCAAGAGGCAAGGCTGATCTATCCTCTCAATTTGGGGGTGTTTTGGATGCCTGCTGTTGCCAAATTGTAAGCAAAATATATAAGTTAAACTGCGAGTTTATTTTTTTAAAATAGGTTATATCTTCGTGTCATGCTTAAGGAGACTGCAGGAGGAACATCAATCTTGTTGCCATTGACAAATACTTCAAATGTCTTATAATCAATTTCTATCTTCGGCAGTTGGTTATTATATATCATATTTTCCTTTGATATATTTCTACAATTTTTTACTGGTAAGACTTTTTTGTTTATTCCTATTTTCTTATTTATTTCATTTTCATAGAAATAACCAGAAACAAATGTAACAGCAATGTCATAAACAGCTTTTCCAAATGCTCCAAACATCTTTTTCATAATAACAGGTTGAGGGGTTGGTATTGAAGCATTAGCATCGCCCATTTTTGATGCTATAATAAATCCTCCTTTTATTATCATCTCTGGCTTTACTCCGAAGAATGCAGGTTTCCACAAAACTATATCTGCAATTTTTCCTGGTTCAAGAGAACCAATATATTGTGAAATACCATGAGCAATTGCTGGATTAATCGTATACTTACTTATATATCTCTTTACACGATAATTATCATTTTGGGTGTCCTCTGGTAGACGTCCATATATCTTTTTCATTTTATCAGCTGTTTGCCATGTTCGAGTAATTACCTCTCCTATTCTTCCCATAGCTTGTGAATCAGAATTTATAATGCTTATTGCCCCTATATCATGTAAGTAGTCCTCTGCTGCCATGGTTGTTTCTCTTATTCTTGCTTTTGCAAATTCAACATCTTCTTCCAAATTTTTATCAAGATGATGACAGAATATCAGCATATCAAGATGTTCTGGAAAAGTATTTATTGTATGCGGCATTGTAGGAGTGGTAGATGAAGGTATTATATTTTTATACTGTACAACTTTCAGAACGTCTGGTGCATGGCCACCACCTGCACCTTCAACATGATATGCATGTAAAACTCTATTACCAATAGCTTTTATTGTATCCTCAACAAATCCCGCTTCATTCATACTATCAGTGTGCAAAGCTACTTGGACGTCAAACTCATCAGCTACTTTCAAACATGTATCTATAACTGTTGGTGTTGCACCCCAGTCTTCATGTATTTTAAAACCTACTACCCCTGCTTTCACTTGTTCAATTAACGGCTTTTCATATGAGGAGTTCCCCTTCCCTGTCAGCCCAATATTCACAGGAAAGTTATCTATTGCTTTTAACATTTTGAATATATTCCAAACTCCTGGAGTACATGTTGTAGCTTTAGTTCCTTCTGTAGGACCTATTCCACCACCTATTAACGTCGTTATACCTTTATAAAGAGCCGTCTCTATTTGTTGAGGGCAAATGAAATGAACATGAGTATCAATTGCACCTGCTGTAGCAATCAAGCCTTCACCCGAAATAACATCAGTGGAAGGACCTATCACCATATTAGGAGTAACTCCATCCATGACATTTGGATTCCCCGCTTTTCCAATTCCGACTATCTTCCCATCTTTAATTCCTATATCTCCTTTTACAATTCCCCACCAGTCTATTATCACAACATTTGTTATTACAAGATCTAAAGCACTATTATTGCAAGCAAACTGATTTTGGCTCATTCCATCTCTAATATTTTTTCCAGCACCAAATTTACATTCTTCTCCATAGACTGTATAATCTTTTTCAATTTCAATTATTAAATCAGTATCTGCAAGTCGTATTTTATCACCAACTGTAGGTCCATATATCTTGACATAATCTTCTCTTTTGATACGATATGTCATTGCTCTGTCCACCTCCTACTGAGCTTCAATAAAGTTTTTTCTTCTAAAGCCATCTATTCTTTTTAACCCGCCATAATCTACTAATTCGACCTCTATTTCGCTTTGTGCTTTAAAAAGTACAGTCGTCCCTGCTGGTATATTAAGCCTTTTACCAATTGCTTTTTTTCTGTCAAATACCAATGCTTCATTAACCTCAAAGAAGTGATAATGTGACCCAACTTGGATATTTTTCTCGCTTACATTCTTAACTTTTATCCGAGTAATCTCTTTACTTGCGTTTAAAACAATGTCTTCTCCTTTTTTAACTATTATTTCCCCTGGTCTCATTTTGCTTATTCCCCCCACTATTTAATTTAGTCATTTAATTGGTCTTTGAACTGAAATCAATTTAGTACCATCTTCAAATGTCAACTCAATTTGAATATCCTCAATCATATCTTCTACTCCTTCTATCACATCCTCTTTTCTTAATGCAGTTTCAACTGTTTTGATTGCTTCTTCATAAGAACATCCCGCGCGAACTGCTTCCATTACTTCATAGCATATATAAGCTACTGCTTCGGGATAATTCAACTTTAACCCTTTCTCCTTTCTCTCTTTCGCCATTTTACCTGCTAACCACAACAATAATTTTTCCTTTTCTTCATTTGTCAGATACATAATTTACCATCTCCCCTCTCATTGCTGTATAACTCTTTTAGTTATTGAATTTAAACCATTAAAAGTCTACACATAGTAGGATAACTTTCTTCATTTATTACCCCTTCATCAACTACATGCCCACTATCAAGAAAGTAATAATAATCACCTATCTCTAGCAATAAATCTAAATTTTGTTCGACTATCAAAACCGAGATTCCTCTTTTTTTAATTTCGTATAATGCACTTACTATAGTTTCAACTACTGATGGCTGTATTCCTTCTGTTGGCTCATCAAGAATTAATAACTTTGGAGTTTTAATCAATGCTCTTGCTATAGCAAGCTGTTGTTGTTCTCCACCACTTAAGCTCCCTCCCTTTCTCTTCATTAATACTTTAAGCTTGGGGAACAAAGTGAATACTTCCTCTATTCTGTTTTTAACATTTTTGTCCATAATGAGTAAATTTTCTGCAACAGTTAATTGAGGGAAAATTCCTCTTCCTTGAGGGACATAACCAATTCCCAATTCTGCTCTTTCATAAGGTTTTAATGAATTAATGAGCTTCTCTTCAAACCATATTTCTCCCATTTTTATTTTTACTATACCCAAAATTGTTTTTAAGAGTGTGGTTTTCCCAACACCATTTCTTCCAATTATACCTACTATAGAGTTTTTATCTACTCGTAAAGAAATTCCATGAAGAACAATACTGTCAGCATATCCTGAATAAACATTATTGATTAACAGCATAATCTCTACCCCTTCCTTTCCCTATGTAAACTTCAATCACTTGCTTGTTATTTTGAATTTCATCCATTTTCCCTTCTGCTATGATTTGCCCCTCATGTAGTACAGTCACTCTTGCAGTTTCAAACATTCTCACAAAGTCCATATCGTGTTCTACAATCAACACTGTTGTATTTTGTCTAATTTGCTCAATAATTTTAGATAGATTCTTCTTTTCAGTTTTACTTAATCCCGCACCTGGTTCATCTAACAAAACTAATGAAGGTTTTTTTACCATAATCATACATAATTCCAACATTTGACGTTCACCATGAGATAGGTTTTGTGCTTTTTCTGAAAGTTTCCTTTCTAAATTGAAAATTCTACTTATTTCTTCAATTCTTTCGTATATTTCTTTTTTATTTTTTTCGACTGTTTTTAAGCCAACTTCACTTATAAAACTCAAAATAAGATTATCGCGGACTGTTAACGTATTAAAAACACTTGGTGTCTGAAATTTTCTAACAATCCCTACTTTTGCGCGTATATAATTAGGATGATAAGTAATATCTTTTTCCTTAAAAACAATTCTGCCTTTAGAAGGAGAAATTTTACCGCAAATAATATCCATTAACGTTGTCTTGCCTGCTCCATTGGGCCCTATTAAAAACCTTATTTCATTGGCATTTAGAAAAAGATTAACATTATTAAGTATGGTTAATCCATTTACTGCAAACGAGAGATTTTCAACTTTTAACAAGTGATGAGACATATTTCTCACCTCAGTTTCTCATTTATTTTCAAAATGTTATGTGTTTTTTTTAATTTTGAGAATCTTATATTTTTAATCAGTTTTATATTTGTATGCTCAATTAACGAAATCATAATAAACACAACTCCCAGTAGATATAACCAAATATCTGGATAATTCTCACTTATAATACTCTTTAAGAAATATGCCACTACGGTTCCCACAATACCACCCAGAAGATTTACTTTTCCACCAATTGCAACTCCTAAAACTAACTCTATCGATGGAATAATACCCATTTCGCTTGGCGAAATCATTCCAACATTCAATACAAATAACATTCCACCAATTGCTGCCAAAATAGCCGAAAATATATATATAGCTATTTTGTATCCTAATGGATTTATTCCTAAATATTTTAATCTCTCCTCATTGTCTCTTATTGCAATTAATATATTCCCATATTTCTTTACAATCACTTTACCCACAATGTACAACAATATAACAACAGCAAGTGTTAGATAATATATCCACATTTTTATCTTTTCATCTTTTAGGCTAATCCCTAATAAGGTCTTAAAATTGGTTAATCCGTTTGTTCCACCCGTTAGAGGTTGCTGACCTATAAAAAGCGTCACAAAAATTACAGCCAGTGCTTGAGTAATTAAAGTAAAATACACATCTTTAATACTCCTCTTAAAAGTGAAATAACCTAATGCACCTGCTAATAGTGCCGGAATAAGAATTCCTAATAAAATAGCAATAAACACGTTTTTAAATGGCACCCACAAAAGTGGTAATTTTTCTAAACCACACCATTGCATAAAATCGGTTAATCTAAAATTTGAAGCCTCTAATTTCAAATACATCCCTAATGCATAAGCCCCTAATCCAAAGAAGACTGCTTGCCCTAAACTTAGAATTCCTGTATAACCCCATAATAACACAATTCCTACAGCTGCTATACTATAAGAAAGATATTTGCCAAACAAAGCAACTCTGAATGATGAGGTAACAAAAGGAAGTAATATCAAACTCCCAAACAAAACTAATTCGAAAACTCTGGACATTAAGTTGTTACAATTTCTATTCATCTTTAGCACCCCTACTTTTTATACTGCGCTCCTTTCGGGTCTGTAATACAAGCCATGAGGTTTAAATTGAAGTATTAAAATTATGATTATGAAAATCAAAACTTTAGCCATGGTAGTACTCATATTTAATTCAAAGAAGGTTTTTAAAAATCCAATAATTAAAGAACTAATAATAACCCCTGGTAAATACCCCATTCCACCTAAAATAACAATCATAAAGGCATCTATGATATAATTTGTTCCCATGCTTGGACCTATAGGCCCAAGCATGGTCAAACAACATCCAGCTACACCTGCAAGTCCTGTGCCTATACCAAATGACAA is drawn from Caldicellulosiruptor naganoensis and contains these coding sequences:
- a CDS encoding radical SAM protein, with translation MGNRNYGHPCFGKDAASKIGRIHLPVAKACNIKCNYCDRNISCMNENHPGACLEVLTPEQALERYKRYASSDSRLKIVGISGPGDPLFNPETFKTFELIKSYDKGAIFCISTNGLLLEDRTEDLLKSSVRFVTVTVNAVNFEVAKEIYEFALYDEVLYFGEDAAKLLVEKQQKGIEKACKAGLVVKVNTVLIPDINQDHIEEIAKVVKALGVSIMNIVPLRPYAKFSHLKRPSCDTVNNIRKRCESIIDQISHCNQCRSDAIGMLMI
- a CDS encoding nitrogenase component 1 translates to MNAQNLLQQRNQHITKDGVPECQRPTIPGIMSQRACTFYGARWVLAPIKNSLHLVHAPADCAFYGQNVRKKNYMILSTDLVEKDIIFGAARKLEESIVEAAKIFDSYDLVFVYATCTASQIGEDIEWSIKRLKDRVNKILIPVVVPGFSGYSQADGHHIAQRAIANYILKNFKKTGEIENSVNIIGEYNVAGESQAIKRLLEKIGINVICTYTGNCCLSQMEKSVNARLNLLLCRSSGLLLAQFMKERFSIPYMEVSFYGIENTITSLKKIAKFFGKEKAAEIVADEEFSKIKHKIQFFKSKLQGKKAIVLLGASRIGFMTNAFKEAGLEILVCGSQFGCSNDYDIARCILPDSILVDDFNCAEVEEIILRFSPDLFIGGTREWYLSHKFGVPFLVLPQETKPYACFEGFLHLLIDIYKEVFAPVWRLI
- a CDS encoding nitrogenase component 1, whose product is MATKLANPLISKANRHVTINPPKMCQPIGAMYATLGIDKAVPLVQGSQGCCTYVRYQFNRHFKEPVNIAVTSFHEDAAVFGGRRNLIEGIRNLVLRYSPTVIGVITTCSSETIGDDIEAFIKEAYKKLSEELSSEAANSVYIVPIHTPSYAGTHVKGYDTATISYVRYFAKKKEENGKAYIIPGMINPGDIEEIKHILDLMKIDYSVLFDISKTLNSPLMPPKPLYPEGGTPYSELEDSANGKVVVSLCPHAGGSAAKYLESEFGVKSILGPFPVGVANTDKFIENLSQAYGTEIPYELKVERGLLLDAMADTCQYTMMKKAAVFGDPDIVIGVTRFLCELGMDVKVVETATPSPTFTDEIKAIFDEYNIEGEILVDSDLYEFEYLAKEAGVDVVLGNSKVVEVAKSIKCPPVRIGFPVYDRVGYFRYGITGYKGSIWLLDLIVNTILEYSYPHDKLHQ
- a CDS encoding nitrogenase component I subunit alpha, with protein sequence MPFVTLDCDKCIEERGRHTYITDKKNPVIPVCNVRTVPGDMTERGCAFAGARGVVGGPVKDVIQIVHGPIGCAYYTWSSRRHLSDSEFHRKYCFSTDMQEKDIVFGGEKKLYNAIIEANQEFPEAKAVFIYATCPTALIGDDLEAVAKKASKAIGKPVIAFNSPGFCGVSQSKGHHIANHTIFEKIVGTKELEDPTPYDVNIIGEYNIDGDYWVLEKLFTKIGLRIITAFTGNASYDNLCKMHHAKLNIVHCQRSATYIARLMKEKYGTPFIRVTLFGITETINSLREIGEFFEIQKKVEEVIEEELESIMPRLQFYREKLRGKRAMIYVGAPRVWHWIPLMRDLGIEVVACATTFGHEDDYEKINARADDGVLVIDNPNELELEEVIQKYKPDIFLTGLKEKYLAHKLGVPSLNSHSYENGPYVAFEGLVNFARDLYKSLYAPVWNFVGERWSAKWQPNWLTL
- a CDS encoding P-II family nitrogen regulator, giving the protein MKEIIAIIRMNKVGVTKDVLAAAGYPAATFQKVLGRGKQRGLVGEVKAIEVDKATEMVLSSSAMEFVPKRMITIIVDDKDVERVVNIIMAVNRTGQVGDGKIFVLPVDEAIRIRTREKGFEALV
- a CDS encoding P-II family nitrogen regulator encodes the protein MKMIRAIIRPEMQEKVVRALDSNGFVSMTKIDVFGRGKQKGIRTGSILYDELPKTMLMMVVEDEDCQKVVDIILQNAYTGNFGDGKIFISPVEEAYTIRTGEKKL
- the nifH gene encoding nitrogenase iron protein, with the protein product MRQIAIYGKGGIGKSTTTQNTVAALATLGKKVMIVGCDPKADSTRLILGVKSQVTVMDTVREVGESNVKLDKVMFTGFGGVRCVESGGPEPGVGCAGRGVITAINLLEELGAFTDDLDFVFYDVLGDVVCGGFAMPIREGKANEIYIVASGEMMALYAANNICRGILKFAETSGVRLGGIICNSRRVENEKELLEAFCKRLGTQLIKFIPRDNIVQKAEINRKTVIEYDPESNQAKEYLDLAKRIIENDMFVIPKPMPMDELEKLIEEYGLAD
- the ureC gene encoding urease subunit alpha encodes the protein MTYRIKREDYVKIYGPTVGDKIRLADTDLIIEIEKDYTVYGEECKFGAGKNIRDGMSQNQFACNNSALDLVITNVVIIDWWGIVKGDIGIKDGKIVGIGKAGNPNVMDGVTPNMVIGPSTDVISGEGLIATAGAIDTHVHFICPQQIETALYKGITTLIGGGIGPTEGTKATTCTPGVWNIFKMLKAIDNFPVNIGLTGKGNSSYEKPLIEQVKAGVVGFKIHEDWGATPTVIDTCLKVADEFDVQVALHTDSMNEAGFVEDTIKAIGNRVLHAYHVEGAGGGHAPDVLKVVQYKNIIPSSTTPTMPHTINTFPEHLDMLIFCHHLDKNLEEDVEFAKARIRETTMAAEDYLHDIGAISIINSDSQAMGRIGEVITRTWQTADKMKKIYGRLPEDTQNDNYRVKRYISKYTINPAIAHGISQYIGSLEPGKIADIVLWKPAFFGVKPEMIIKGGFIIASKMGDANASIPTPQPVIMKKMFGAFGKAVYDIAVTFVSGYFYENEINKKIGINKKVLPVKNCRNISKENMIYNNQLPKIEIDYKTFEVFVNGNKIDVPPAVSLSMTRRYNLF
- the ureB gene encoding urease subunit beta; this encodes MRPGEIIVKKGEDIVLNASKEITRIKVKNVSEKNIQVGSHYHFFEVNEALVFDRKKAIGKRLNIPAGTTVLFKAQSEIEVELVDYGGLKRIDGFRRKNFIEAQ
- the ureA gene encoding urease subunit gamma, with amino-acid sequence MYLTNEEKEKLLLWLAGKMAKERKEKGLKLNYPEAVAYICYEVMEAVRAGCSYEEAIKTVETALRKEDVIEGVEDMIEDIQIELTFEDGTKLISVQRPIK
- a CDS encoding ABC transporter ATP-binding protein is translated as MLLINNVYSGYADSIVLHGISLRVDKNSIVGIIGRNGVGKTTLLKTILGIVKIKMGEIWFEEKLINSLKPYERAELGIGYVPQGRGIFPQLTVAENLLIMDKNVKNRIEEVFTLFPKLKVLMKRKGGSLSGGEQQQLAIARALIKTPKLLILDEPTEGIQPSVVETIVSALYEIKKRGISVLIVEQNLDLLLEIGDYYYFLDSGHVVDEGVINEESYPTMCRLLMV